From Chromatiales bacterium, a single genomic window includes:
- a CDS encoding DUF3240 family protein, with the protein MNPTLLILVADPENEETVVDWLLAQDAIGGFTGHRGFGHSTEHGRFSLAEQVTGRQDRVLFHVESDAATAARLLDGLRAELPGLSIRYWLMPLAGAGRIG; encoded by the coding sequence ATGAACCCGACCCTGCTGATCCTGGTCGCCGATCCCGAGAACGAGGAGACCGTCGTCGACTGGCTGCTGGCGCAGGACGCCATTGGCGGCTTCACCGGCCACCGCGGCTTCGGCCACAGCACCGAGCACGGCCGCTTCTCCCTGGCCGAGCAGGTGACGGGCCGGCAGGACCGCGTGCTGTTCCACGTCGAGAGCGATGCCGCCACGGCGGCGCGCCTGCTCGACGGCCTGCGCGCGGAGCTGCCCGGGCTCAGCATCCGCTACTGGCTCATGCCCCTGGCCGGGGCCGGACGCATCGGCTGA